The sequence AAAGCAAGATAGATTCTACATTAAAAAATTTAGGTTTAAACTACTTTAAAACAAGAGAGCTTCCATTGGATGTGTTTGTACTGTATATAGATGCATATCACTGTGATATAAAAGAGAAAAACAAAATCAGAAAAGCTTCTGTTTACGTAGTTCTTGGAATAGATTTACAGGGAAATAAAGATGTATTTGGATTTTACACATTTTTCAGCAATGAAAACAAAGCAGATTGGATAAAAGTATTCAATGATTTTGATAGATAGAGGACTAAAAAGGTAATGCTTATAGTAAGTGATGATTTTCCTTCAATATCAAAAGCCATAGAAACGCTATTTCCTTATACAAAGAGATAATTTAAAGAATAAAAAATGGAAAAACCTATACCTGCTTTTAAAGGAGCTTCTTATGAAATTTTACACAAAATTATTGACAAGTCTCAAAATTTTAAAGCACTTTATATTATCTTTTCACCTCTAAATAACTCTACATATTCACTTGCTCTCTCTTTTATGTTTTCAGCAGTCCATATATCACTTATTACAGCTACTAAATCAGCACCAAGCTTAACAAGTTCTTTAGCTCTTTCGACAGTGATACCACCTATTACGCAAACAGGTATTTTTAAAAATCTTTTAGCTTCTGTTATTACAGATTTATCAATGACTTTAGATTTAGGCTTTGTTGGAGAAGGGTAAAAACTTCCAAAAGCAACATAAGTAGCAGATAAGCGCTCCATCAATATCGCCCTTTCAACATCTCCATAACAAGATACACCAACGATTTTATCTTTTAAAACTCCTCTAATTTCTGATATATCCACATCTTCTTCTCCAACATGAATTCCGTCAGCGCCAGACTTTAAAGTCAATTCAAGCCTGTCATTAACTATGAATAAGGCACCATATTTATGGCAGAGATTTTTCAAATCCTTAGCTATTGGTAATAAAAAGTCATCAGTATTATTTTTATCTCTCAACTGAACTAATTTAGCACCGCCTTTTAGAGCTTGTTCTACCATGTCAAAAATTTTATCGTATGGAGTTAATTTTTCATCTGTGATTACATATAAACCCTTTAGCATGTCTTACCTCGCTAATTTTTTTTAAACATTTTAAACTTTTTAAATTTTCGTTTAAATGTTTAAAAATTCATTTTGAAACATTATAATACCGTTTTATGATATAATTAAATCCAACATTTTCAAAGATTGCTGAGGTGATACAATAGCAAAAGATGGATAATAGCGACCGTTTTAATCTCGAAAAAATAAACAAATTACTTTTATTTTACATTCTTTTATATCTAATTATTCAATCTTGTGAATCAAAAAAAGAAAAAGATGCTGTTAAACTAATTCAAGACAGGATTGAAAATGTAATTTCGCAAACTACTCCATCTGTGGTAACTATTTTCACAAAACAGAATAAAGAAAATTCTTTATTGCTTAAAGATATAGATGACGAATCTGTTGGTTCTGGATTCGTTTTTAAAAAAACATCTAATTATCTCTATATAGCCACAAATGCACATGTGATTGAGAAAAAAGGAAATGTTTTTGTTAGATTTTATAATGATAGAGTTTTTAAGGCTGAAGTTGTAGGGGTTGATACAAAAACCGATATAGCCGTTTTGAAGGTAAAGCTGAATAATTTTAACAGAGATATAAAATCTCTAAAATTTGAATACATAGAGAATGTAAAGCCAGGGATGTTTGTGTTGGTTGCTGGTAGTCCTTATAATTTGGGACATACTTACACATTTGGAATTATATCAGCTATGAACAGAGAAGTAGGTATTTCATCCATAGAAAGCTTTATTCAAACAGATGCTTCTATTAACCCGGGTGATTCTGGTGGACCACTGCTAAATCTTGACGGAAGGGTTGTCGGAATGAGTATAGCCACAGTGCAAACTGGGCAAGGTATCGGTTTTGCTATTCCTGTAGATATACTACAAGACACTGTAAATCAATTAATAAAATACGGTAAGGTTAAAAGAGGTTGGATTGGTATAGTTGTAACAGATGTATCTGAAGAGATAAAAGAAAGAATGAATATAGACGGTGGTGCTTTGGTATTAAAAATCGAGAAAAATAGTCCTGCTTCTGGAACTGGTTTAGTAGTCGGCGATATTATAACAAAAATTAATGGTAATCCAATAAAAAATTCTAAAGAATTTAGGCTATTTTTAAACAAAGTAAAACCGGGAGATATGATAGAGCTTGAAATTATAAACTCAAAAGGAAAAAGAACTATAACAGTAATTCCGATAGAAAAAGATTAGTTTTTAGTGTATTTT comes from Sulfurihydrogenibium sp. and encodes:
- a CDS encoding transposase, yielding MDTVESKIDSTLKNLGLNYFKTRELPLDVFVLYIDAYHCDIKEKNKIRKASVYVVLGIDLQGNKDVFGFYTFFSNENKADWIKVFNDFDR
- the thiE gene encoding thiamine phosphate synthase, with the protein product MLKGLYVITDEKLTPYDKIFDMVEQALKGGAKLVQLRDKNNTDDFLLPIAKDLKNLCHKYGALFIVNDRLELTLKSGADGIHVGEEDVDISEIRGVLKDKIVGVSCYGDVERAILMERLSATYVAFGSFYPSPTKPKSKVIDKSVITEAKRFLKIPVCVIGGITVERAKELVKLGADLVAVISDIWTAENIKERASEYVELFRGEKII
- a CDS encoding trypsin-like peptidase domain-containing protein, whose amino-acid sequence is MDNSDRFNLEKINKLLLFYILLYLIIQSCESKKEKDAVKLIQDRIENVISQTTPSVVTIFTKQNKENSLLLKDIDDESVGSGFVFKKTSNYLYIATNAHVIEKKGNVFVRFYNDRVFKAEVVGVDTKTDIAVLKVKLNNFNRDIKSLKFEYIENVKPGMFVLVAGSPYNLGHTYTFGIISAMNREVGISSIESFIQTDASINPGDSGGPLLNLDGRVVGMSIATVQTGQGIGFAIPVDILQDTVNQLIKYGKVKRGWIGIVVTDVSEEIKERMNIDGGALVLKIEKNSPASGTGLVVGDIITKINGNPIKNSKEFRLFLNKVKPGDMIELEIINSKGKRTITVIPIEKD